The following are encoded together in the Triticum dicoccoides isolate Atlit2015 ecotype Zavitan chromosome 6B, WEW_v2.0, whole genome shotgun sequence genome:
- the LOC119326485 gene encoding uncharacterized protein LOC119326485: MSIALKSGPGLAGGGGARFGRAARCGAYASPPASGGRGGSSGGRDSDSPAAAAQWEWDGEEVEGGDGEVQSNYKGPFDTMDALNEALPFRKGVSKFYNGKSGSFTKPPVAVIPSPPPVKGLPKPETPSPRKRKGLLPFSFKWGKAQSKEVYPEDDVADSPTTCRRMTLSPAATSSSGSNSGSDDEAQKLPSRRSHRKPGNAVGAYASPPAPRPPKLLFPAHTRSQSMLELQDVSESTAMVSPRDKRRKN; encoded by the exons ATGTCGATCGCGCTGAAGAGCGGGCCCGGGCTAGCCGGCGGCGGGGGCGCCCGGTTCGGCCGCGCCGCCCGCTGCGGCGCCTACGCCTCGCCGCCGGCCTCGGGCGGGCGCGGCGGCTCGTCGGGGGGCCGGGACAGCGacagcccggcggcggcggcgcagtgggAGTGGgacggcgaggaggtcgagggcggcgacggcgaggtgcagaGCAACTACAAGGGGCCCTTCGACACCATGGACGCGCTCAACGAGGCCCTGCCCTTCAG GAAAGGGGTATCCAAGTTCTACAATGGCAAGTCCGGATCTTTCACGAAGCCTCCAGTTGCTGTGATCCCATCTCCCCCACCGGTGAAGGGCCTTCCGAAGCCAGAAACCCCATCCCCCAGGAAGCGCAAAGGTCTTCTCCCATTCAGTTTCAAGTGGGGCAAAGCACAGAGCAAAGAGGTGTACCCTGAAGATGATGTAGCGGACAGCCCCACGACTTGCAGGAGGATGACATTGTCTCCGGCCGCCACAAGCAGCTCAGGGAGCAACAGCGGCAGCGACGATGAAGCTCAGAAGCTGCCTTCCCGGCGATCGCACAGGAAGCCTGGCAACGCCGTGGGCGCCTATGCTTCCCCGCCTGCTCCTCGTCCACCGAAGCTGCTGTTCCCGGCCCACACGAGATCGCAGTCGATGCTTGAGCTGCAGGACGTGTCGGAGTCGACCGCCATGGTCTCCCCCAGGGACAAGCGCCGGAAGAACTAG